In the bacterium genome, GTTCGTTGCCAACAGCGTTTCCGGCTTGCCGCAGTCGAACCAATCGCTCACCGGAAACGTGGTGATCGCTTCGCCGTGCTCGATCATCAGTTGCAGAGCATCGGTCAGTTGATACTCGCCGCGGGTGGTCAGCTTGCGCTCGAACAGCAGGTCAATACACTTCCGTAACAGCGGCGCATTGCGAATCAGGTAGATGCCGACGATGACCAGATTCGACTTCGGCACTTCCGGCTTCTCCACGAGCCGGGAGACGCGTCCGTTGTCGGTGGTTTCGACGACTCCGAACCGCCGCGCGTCCTCGACCGTGCGCACTCCGATGCTGGTGGTCTGGCAGTCCCGAATGACGCTCTTGATGTCGGTCTCGAAGATCGTATCTCCGAGAATAACCAACACCTCCTTATCATCGTGTTTCAATCCCAGCGAAACGGCGTCGGCCAGGCCCTTGGGTTCGGTCTGGACGACAAACTCGCAGGGAATCGAATAGTTCTTGCGAATGTAAGCCTCGATGAGGTCACCCATTTGGCCGACGACGGGGGTTACTTCGGTGACTCCGGAGGCCACCAGGTTATCCAGAATGTGGCCGAGGATCGGCTTTCCCGCCACATTCAGGAGGACCTTCGGCTGGGTGAACGTGTGAGGGCGAAGTCGCGAGCCGACGCCCGCAACGGGGATGATGGCTTTCAAGGCGGTCGCTTTCCGTGGAGTTGAATAGCGTTAGGAATAGAAGACAATGAGTTTAGTGAAAATTAATCTATCTTTCAAGTGCTCAGACCGGAGTTCTTAAGACGTGTGATAATAGGGATTTCCATCGGATTCAAAGCCTTAAGCAGCGCCAAATAGACCGGGGCGGCGTCGAGCAGCAGCATCGCGCGCAAACCCACCGCGAGGCGAGCCTCCAAACTCTCGCCGACTTCTGCCGCCCCGATCGTCAGATGTTGGATACCCAAATCATCAAAGAGACCCCGCAGGCCGGATCGCGGATCGGTGAAATTCGCGCCCAAGTGCCAGTCACCGAGGAAGATCACCAACGGGGGTGGCAAGAGCTGACCGAGGAATCCCAAGGCCTCGACTTCGTTGTGAGCCAGCTCGGGCAACTCAGCGGCATGTGACCAGACCTTGGCGTTCTCCGCGAGTTGCGCCCGGAAACGTAGCGCCACAGCGGGCATAAGCAGTCCATCCGCCGAGTAAAGGACGGGCGTCCGGTCAATCAGTTTCGCGGCCAAATCCAGAGCCGGATTGCGGCCGGGATCGAATTGCCGGTAGTCCTCCCCATCGGTCTCCAGTTTTCCGCACAGTTCCATATAGTCCGCAAGCGCAACGCTATAGATGCGTTCGAAGATCGCGAACATGGCTCCCAGCACAAATCCCACCGCGGCGCGGGGCGGGTAGCCGGAGGGAATACTCACATGCGGCACTCCCGTCTTGACCGCCAGTTCTTTGAGCCTCCCGCCGCTGCTCAGGGCCAGCCAGATCCGCCACGGCTCGGTTTCCTCGAAGGCGCGCACGGTCTCGACGGTGTTTCCGGAGTAGCTGCAAATCAGCCGCTTCGCCTGCGCCGCTCGCGGATAGCGCTGGACGGAGATTCGCAAGGGCAACGTGGGAGGCTCGAAACCGAATCCCTGCAATAAATCACCCGCCACCGCGCTCCCGCCGAGACCCACCCATTCCAGTTCCGCGATCCGTTCCAGCGCGTGCGCCTCTATAAACTCGCGGCCGATGCGAAGTCCGGTGAGAATCTGCTGCGGCAGTTCGAGCGTCTTGCCCAGCATGTCACCCGGATCGAGCGAACGCACGCGCTCAGAAGTGAGGTTGATGTGTTTGATGGGCATTTTTGCGATTTCATCCTCCCCCCTTGGAACAAGAGGGGACAGAGGGGGGCTTATCGTTACGAAAGCGCACAGCCGTGCGGCACTACGAAAATTCACTCCCTACGTGAACCAGATCGGCAGGTCGGCCAGACGTGTCTTAAGCTGTTTGGTGAGATAGGCGGTGATCTCGGCCGCGGTCGAGTATCGCAGCGCACGCGATGCGATCCGCCGGCAGTCGCTGAGGGGCATCGTGCGTATAACCTTCTTGATCTCGGGAATCACCGTGCTGGACGTGGAGATTTCGTCAATTCCCAGTCCGACCAGCAGCGGCGTAGCCAGGAGATTTCCGCCGAGTTCCCCGCAAATCGCCACCGGTTTTCCCGCCTTGTGCGCGGCCTTGACGGTGGACTGAATCATGCGGATCACGCCCGGATGGAAACTGCGATAGTAACTCGCCACGATCTCGTTTCCGCGGTCCGCCGCCACCGCATACTGAATGAGATCGTTGGTGCCGATCGAGAGAAAATCGCATTCTTCGGCAATCCTGTCGGCCATCGCCACCGCCGACGGCAGCTCGATCATCGTTCCCACCTTGATTTGATGATCGTGGGGAATTCGCTCGCGCTCCAGTTCGGCCATCGCCTCAGCCAGTACCGCCTTGGCTTCTCGCAGCTCCTCAAGTCCGGAGATGAACGGAAACATAATCCGCACGTTGCCCCGGCTCGATGCGCGCAGAATCGCCCGGAGTTGCGCCCGGAACAAATCGCGACGTGAGAGAGAAACGCGAATCGCGCGATAGCCGAGAAACGGATTTCGCTCCTGCCGCAGATTGATCGAACCGTGCAGCTTGTCGCCGCCCAGATCGAACGTGCGGATCACCAGCGGATGCGGAGCCATCACCTCGGCCGCCTTGTCATAGGTGTCGAACTGCTCGTCCTCTGAGGGCGCCG is a window encoding:
- a CDS encoding NTP transferase domain-containing protein, producing the protein MKAIIPVAGVGSRLRPHTFTQPKVLLNVAGKPILGHILDNLVASGVTEVTPVVGQMGDLIEAYIRKNYSIPCEFVVQTEPKGLADAVSLGLKHDDKEVLVILGDTIFETDIKSVIRDCQTTSIGVRTVEDARRFGVVETTDNGRVSRLVEKPEVPKSNLVIVGIYLIRNAPLLRKCIDLLFERKLTTRGEYQLTDALQLMIEHGEAITTFPVSDWFDCGKPETLLATNRHLLDTLNTGKQERRDGALIVPPVYIHPDAVLERAIVGPYATIGAGAVVRDAMVQDSVLGEGARVESALVTGSLVGNNSCITGHFLRYNLGDSSEIASGPAAD